Proteins encoded together in one Candidatus Hydrogenedens sp. window:
- the bshB1 gene encoding bacillithiol biosynthesis deacetylase BshB1: MNELDILAFGAHPDDVELGIAGILSKCVRKGLKVGIVDLTQGEMGSRGTVEERKKEAEEAGKIIGISIRDNLCLKDSKIQNTPEQRLSVIYAIRKYRPKIIFATMREDKHPDHHHAHFLIKEANYFSGLFKIQTEHEPYRCPTLLFYYPYYEVKSPDFIIDISEYYDIKIDALKAHRSQFFNPEYKGNQTFISSERFWNSIRDRCAYWGSKINVSFAETIYTIEPINLSSLKIII, encoded by the coding sequence ATGAATGAATTAGACATTTTAGCATTTGGTGCTCACCCTGATGATGTTGAATTGGGAATTGCTGGAATTTTATCAAAATGTGTTCGGAAAGGTTTGAAAGTAGGTATTGTTGACTTAACACAAGGAGAAATGGGGTCGCGGGGAACTGTTGAAGAGAGGAAAAAAGAGGCAGAAGAAGCTGGAAAAATAATTGGGATATCTATTAGAGATAATTTATGCTTAAAAGATTCAAAGATTCAAAACACTCCGGAACAAAGACTGTCTGTAATTTATGCTATCAGGAAATATCGTCCTAAAATTATCTTTGCCACTATGAGAGAGGATAAACATCCTGACCATCACCATGCGCATTTTTTAATAAAAGAAGCCAATTATTTCTCTGGTTTGTTTAAAATACAAACAGAACATGAACCTTATCGTTGTCCGACATTACTATTTTATTACCCATATTACGAAGTAAAATCCCCTGATTTCATAATTGACATTTCAGAATATTATGATATAAAGATAGATGCCTTAAAGGCTCATCGTTCACAATTTTTTAATCCAGAATATAAGGGAAATCAAACTTTTATTTCTTCAGAAAGGTTCTGGAATAGTATTCGTGACCGATGTGCATATTGGGGTAGTAAAATTAATGTATCTTTTGCAGAAACAATTTATACTATAGAACCTATAAATTTATCATCACTTAAAATAATTATTTAA
- the bshC gene encoding bacillithiol biosynthesis cysteine-adding enzyme BshC → MNNLFRDFLLSKNELRPFFPWLPADGIEKIHEFINSYISIEKSNNLSPVIITGQQPAIFTGPLYTIYKIVTSIKLSLSLYNKYGKKIKPVFWVHSWDHDWEEVCSTNFLTYNYEIFPFKFNPDNSEKGKPLYKLKLDKNYFQKQIPEIFRHVKGSEFIYQWQDFLLNSLSSCDTLSDWTVSILKQIFKEENLCWFEPHKTKDFKILQELIEISIDNHSLLFDNFKKATNLLKEMGYKPQVHKLPDNAFFFLEENDYRSKITFQNGIFYSEISKKEYTASEIKHILHYEPERFSPNLLLRCIYQQMIFPCVVYIGGPAEVAYWAQLKDLFKFFKLPMPIVYPRSRFILLPIKIKKWLSELNIDIHNLPQTYDKIKGRNYYFIPDSQNEEIEQAKNKFINNASLFFDDLSAIFNDNSLDNYHKIYLSKIEIEAQKLIENFIKSQRNKNEIFQKHLYYILNTIFPNGLEQERFFSPFSFIPEYNYDFTKMIMNKIDITNFDIGIVEL, encoded by the coding sequence ATGAATAATCTGTTTCGTGATTTTTTATTATCAAAAAATGAGTTAAGACCATTTTTCCCTTGGTTACCTGCTGATGGAATAGAAAAAATTCATGAGTTCATTAATAGTTATATCTCAATAGAAAAAAGCAACAACTTATCTCCTGTAATTATTACAGGACAACAGCCGGCTATTTTCACTGGACCTTTATATACTATTTATAAGATAGTTACTTCTATAAAATTATCTTTATCGTTATATAACAAATATGGGAAGAAAATAAAGCCCGTTTTTTGGGTTCATTCATGGGACCATGACTGGGAGGAAGTATGTTCTACGAATTTTTTAACTTATAATTATGAAATATTTCCTTTTAAGTTTAACCCCGATAATTCTGAGAAGGGAAAACCTTTATATAAATTAAAATTGGATAAAAATTATTTTCAAAAACAAATACCTGAAATTTTCAGGCATGTTAAAGGGTCAGAGTTTATTTATCAATGGCAAGATTTTCTTTTAAATTCATTATCTTCATGCGATACTCTTTCGGATTGGACTGTAAGTATTCTTAAACAAATATTTAAAGAAGAAAACCTTTGTTGGTTTGAACCTCACAAAACAAAAGATTTCAAGATATTACAGGAACTTATCGAAATATCTATTGATAATCATTCCTTATTATTTGATAATTTTAAGAAAGCAACAAATCTTTTAAAAGAAATGGGATACAAACCTCAGGTGCATAAGCTCCCTGATAATGCCTTCTTTTTTCTTGAAGAAAATGATTATAGAAGTAAAATTACATTCCAGAATGGTATTTTTTATTCTGAAATATCTAAAAAGGAATATACAGCTTCTGAGATAAAACATATATTACATTATGAACCAGAACGATTTTCTCCCAATCTTTTACTAAGATGTATTTATCAACAAATGATTTTTCCCTGTGTTGTGTATATAGGTGGACCTGCTGAAGTTGCATACTGGGCTCAATTGAAAGATTTGTTTAAATTCTTTAAATTGCCAATGCCTATTGTATATCCTCGTAGCAGGTTTATATTGTTGCCTATAAAAATAAAAAAGTGGCTTTCTGAGCTAAATATAGACATACATAATTTACCTCAAACCTACGATAAAATAAAGGGAAGGAATTATTACTTTATACCTGACAGTCAAAATGAAGAAATAGAACAAGCGAAAAATAAGTTTATAAATAATGCAAGTTTATTTTTTGATGATTTATCTGCAATATTTAACGACAATTCTTTAGATAATTATCATAAAATATATCTATCAAAAATAGAAATCGAGGCACAAAAATTGATTGAAAATTTTATCAAATCCCAGAGAAATAAAAATGAAATATTTCAAAAACATCTTTATTATATATTGAACACAATTTTCCCGAATGGTCTGGAACAGGAACGATTTTTTTCTCCTTTTTCTTTTATACCTGAATACAATTATGACTTTACAAAAATGATAATGAATAAAATAGATATTACAAATTTTGATATAGGTATCGTGGAGTTATGA